A single Actinomadura algeriensis DNA region contains:
- a CDS encoding PaaX family transcriptional regulator gives MTAAQDPRPRRRAPQQLLFGFLGALVLDRGHPPIGSRVFLQLLADLGVAEAAGRATLARMTRKGLLHRVREGRTARFALTPRAERLLREATPRVRSPEPFTPPGDEWTLLSYSMPESRRDLRHQIRARLIWAGFGGLRDGLWIAPGRVDIGTIFDGPEFAGLAGLADAFHSVPAASTDVPKLLHRAWDVPAIRAEHEAFIAAWASGHDGGRPLPLLTLLGADWLQLLRTDPGLPAAHLPDDWPAAASTALYRERYDALEPAAFAQLRDLLREDAGRR, from the coding sequence ATGACCGCAGCCCAGGACCCGCGACCGCGCCGCCGCGCCCCGCAGCAGCTGCTCTTCGGCTTCCTCGGGGCGCTGGTGCTGGACCGCGGGCACCCGCCGATCGGCTCCCGGGTGTTCCTGCAGTTGCTGGCCGACCTGGGCGTCGCCGAGGCCGCCGGGCGCGCCACGCTCGCGCGGATGACCCGCAAGGGGCTCCTGCACCGCGTCCGGGAGGGCCGCACCGCCCGGTTCGCCCTCACCCCGCGCGCCGAGCGGCTGCTGCGCGAGGCCACCCCGCGCGTCCGCTCCCCCGAGCCGTTCACCCCGCCGGGCGACGAGTGGACGCTGCTCAGCTACTCGATGCCGGAGAGCCGCCGCGACCTGCGGCACCAGATCCGCGCCCGGCTGATCTGGGCCGGGTTCGGGGGCCTGCGCGACGGCCTGTGGATCGCGCCCGGGCGCGTCGACATCGGCACGATCTTCGACGGTCCCGAGTTCGCCGGGCTGGCCGGGCTCGCCGACGCCTTCCACTCCGTGCCCGCCGCGTCGACCGACGTCCCGAAGCTGCTGCACCGGGCCTGGGACGTCCCCGCGATCCGCGCCGAGCACGAGGCGTTCATCGCCGCCTGGGCGTCCGGCCACGACGGCGGCCGTCCGCTCCCCCTGCTCACCCTGCTCGGCGCCGACTGGCTGCAGCTGCTGCGCACCGACCCCGGCCTGCCCGCCGCGCACCTGCCGGACGACTGGCCCGCCGCGGCGTCGACCGCCCTCTACCGGGAACGCTACGACGCACTCGAACCGGCGGCGTTCGCGCAGCTCCGCGACCTGCTCCGGGAGGACGCCGGGCGACGCTGA
- a CDS encoding sulfurtransferase TusA family protein yields the protein MSEPVVIDGGDRSCVRLLLELRGRLADLPSGTIVHLIASDPAAPIDLPAWCHLTGHAYLGPLADAPAPTYALRVAENAVPTDPKFPWRAS from the coding sequence ATGAGCGAACCGGTGGTCATCGACGGCGGCGACCGCTCCTGCGTGCGCCTGCTCCTCGAACTCCGCGGCCGCCTCGCCGACCTGCCGTCCGGCACGATCGTCCACCTGATCGCCAGTGACCCGGCGGCCCCCATCGACCTGCCCGCCTGGTGTCACCTGACCGGCCACGCCTACCTGGGCCCGCTCGCCGACGCCCCCGCCCCCACCTACGCGCTCCGCGTGGCCGAAAACGCCGTCCCCACCGACCCGAAGTTCCCGTGGCGGGCGAGTTAG
- a CDS encoding amino acid ABC transporter ATP-binding protein has product MIEVRGLHKRFGDHTALRDVDLDVGKGEVVVVIGPSGSGKSTLCRCLNRLETPDGGTVRIDGRELPAEGRALARLRADVGMVFQSFNLFQHKTVLQNLTLGPTKVRGVSREEAERTARELLDRVGIGEQAGKLPAQLSGGQQQRAAIARALAMRPKAMLFDEPTSALDPEMVGEVLDVMTGLARDGMTMVVVTHEMGFARKVADRVVFMADGEVVESGKPSEFFDSPASDRARDFLAKVLSH; this is encoded by the coding sequence ATGATCGAGGTTCGCGGCCTGCACAAGCGGTTCGGCGACCACACCGCGCTGCGCGATGTGGACCTGGACGTGGGCAAGGGCGAAGTGGTCGTGGTGATCGGCCCGTCCGGGTCCGGCAAGTCCACGCTCTGCCGGTGCCTGAACCGGCTGGAGACGCCGGACGGCGGCACCGTGCGGATCGACGGCCGTGAGCTGCCCGCCGAGGGACGCGCGCTGGCGAGGCTGCGCGCGGACGTCGGCATGGTGTTCCAGTCGTTCAACCTGTTCCAGCACAAGACCGTCCTGCAGAACCTGACGCTCGGGCCGACGAAGGTCCGCGGCGTCTCCCGGGAGGAGGCCGAGCGGACCGCGCGCGAGCTGCTCGACCGCGTCGGGATCGGCGAGCAGGCCGGCAAGCTCCCCGCGCAGCTGTCCGGCGGGCAGCAGCAGCGCGCCGCGATCGCCCGCGCGCTCGCGATGCGGCCGAAGGCGATGCTGTTCGACGAGCCGACCTCCGCGCTCGACCCCGAGATGGTCGGCGAGGTCCTGGACGTCATGACCGGGCTCGCCCGCGACGGCATGACCATGGTGGTCGTCACCCACGAGATGGGGTTCGCCCGCAAGGTCGCCGACCGCGTCGTGTTCATGGCCGACGGCGAGGTCGTCGAGTCCGGCAAGCCGTCCGAGTTCTTCGACTCCCCCGCCAGCGACCGGGCCAGGGACTTCCTGGCCAAGGTCCTCAGCCACTAG
- a CDS encoding FMN-binding negative transcriptional regulator, giving the protein MYVPAHFSMADADVRELLRNCEAADLVTSTPGGLLATFLPVLYDPSAGERGALLAHVARNNDQWKEPATGEAMAIVHGPDAYVTPSWYAAKTEHGRVVPTWNYLTAHVYGHLVVHDDAAWVGAMVRRLTDRQEAGRPDAWSVDDAPAEFVDGQLRAIVGLELRITRVEAKAKMSQNRHAADRAGVIAGYEAGGDAGMAEAVRRAGSGS; this is encoded by the coding sequence ATGTACGTACCGGCCCATTTTTCTATGGCGGACGCCGACGTCCGCGAGCTTCTGCGGAACTGCGAAGCCGCCGACCTCGTCACGTCCACGCCGGGCGGCCTGCTGGCGACGTTCCTGCCCGTCCTCTACGACCCGTCGGCCGGGGAGCGCGGCGCCCTCCTCGCGCACGTCGCCCGCAACAACGACCAGTGGAAGGAACCGGCGACCGGCGAGGCGATGGCCATCGTGCACGGCCCCGACGCGTACGTGACGCCCTCGTGGTACGCGGCCAAGACCGAGCACGGCCGCGTCGTCCCCACGTGGAACTACCTCACTGCGCACGTCTACGGACACCTCGTGGTGCACGACGACGCCGCGTGGGTCGGGGCGATGGTGCGGCGGCTCACCGATCGCCAGGAGGCCGGGCGTCCGGACGCCTGGTCGGTGGACGACGCCCCGGCCGAGTTCGTCGATGGTCAGCTGCGCGCCATCGTCGGGCTCGAACTGCGGATCACCCGCGTCGAGGCGAAGGCGAAGATGAGCCAGAACCGTCACGCCGCCGACCGCGCGGGGGTGATCGCCGGATACGAGGCCGGGGGCGATGCGGGGATGGCCGAGGCCGTGCGGCGCGCCGGTTCGGGATCGTGA
- a CDS encoding amino acid ABC transporter permease has translation MSSPPTSRLLFDEPGPRARRRIRITTAGSVLAAALLVLLALRQFAENGQLAADRWEPFGTWPMWRYLLDGLLSTAKAAAVAIAIAMAGGIVLALGRTSPSRWLRLPAAAYVEVVRTIPALLLVYVVLFALPRYGLNLPLFWKLVVPLAVSNAAAFAEIFRAGIRSVERGQLEAGLAVGLTRGRAMRLIVLPQAARRVLPSLVSQSAGLLKDTSLGFVVSYAELLYSGKVLANYNHLLIQTYLIVALIYLVVNATLSKIARTLEARQRTRPSRAVQDAAPAAPVAKTS, from the coding sequence ATGAGCTCTCCCCCCACCTCGCGCCTGCTGTTCGACGAGCCGGGGCCGCGCGCGCGGCGTCGCATCCGGATCACCACCGCCGGGTCGGTGCTGGCCGCCGCGCTGCTCGTCCTGCTGGCGCTGCGGCAGTTCGCCGAGAACGGGCAGCTCGCCGCGGACCGCTGGGAGCCGTTCGGGACCTGGCCGATGTGGCGGTACCTGCTCGACGGGCTGCTGTCCACGGCGAAGGCGGCCGCCGTCGCGATCGCCATCGCGATGGCGGGCGGCATCGTGCTGGCGCTCGGCCGCACCTCGCCGTCCCGGTGGCTGCGCCTGCCCGCGGCCGCCTACGTCGAGGTCGTCCGGACGATCCCGGCGCTGCTCCTCGTCTACGTGGTGCTGTTCGCGCTGCCCCGCTACGGGCTGAACCTGCCGCTGTTCTGGAAGCTCGTCGTGCCGCTGGCGGTGTCGAACGCGGCGGCGTTCGCGGAGATCTTCCGGGCGGGCATCCGCTCGGTGGAGCGCGGCCAGCTCGAGGCGGGCCTCGCGGTGGGCCTGACCCGCGGACGGGCGATGCGGCTGATCGTCCTGCCGCAGGCGGCCCGCCGGGTGCTGCCGTCACTGGTCAGCCAGTCCGCGGGACTGCTGAAGGACACCTCGCTCGGGTTCGTCGTCAGCTACGCCGAGCTGCTCTACAGCGGCAAGGTGCTCGCGAACTACAACCACCTGCTCATCCAGACCTACCTGATCGTCGCGCTGATCTACCTGGTGGTGAACGCGACGCTGTCGAAGATCGCGCGGACGCTGGAGGCGCGGCAGCGGACCCGTCCGTCCCGCGCCGTCCAGGACGCCGCGCCCGCCGCGCCCGTGGCGAAGACGAGCTGA
- a CDS encoding copper homeostasis protein CutC, protein MNLTYEICIDGVAGAVAAEKAGADRVELCAALFEGGLTPTLGTVRAALAAVSSIRVHVIIRPRGGDFIFDEHEVAAMEHDVALVREAGAHGVVIGALTPDGEIDRPVAERLIAAAGGLPVTFHRAFDMAADPFAALETLVDLGVDRVLTSGQDLSALEGAPLIAELVRRAGDRIVVMPGGGITDRNAARVIAATGAREMHFAALTEEPSPAVHRNPHPFMGGELRQPEYRRLVTTGAGIGAVMRAAAG, encoded by the coding sequence GTGAACCTCACGTACGAGATCTGCATCGACGGCGTCGCGGGCGCGGTGGCCGCCGAGAAGGCGGGCGCCGACCGCGTGGAGCTGTGCGCGGCCCTGTTCGAGGGAGGGCTGACCCCGACCCTCGGGACGGTCCGCGCCGCGCTCGCCGCGGTCTCGTCCATCCGGGTGCACGTGATCATCCGGCCGCGCGGCGGCGACTTCATCTTCGACGAGCACGAGGTCGCGGCGATGGAGCACGACGTCGCGCTCGTCCGGGAGGCCGGGGCGCACGGCGTCGTCATCGGCGCCCTCACCCCGGACGGCGAGATCGACCGGCCCGTCGCGGAGCGGCTCATCGCGGCCGCGGGCGGCCTGCCGGTCACGTTCCACCGCGCGTTCGACATGGCCGCCGACCCGTTCGCCGCGCTGGAGACGCTCGTCGACCTGGGCGTCGACCGGGTGCTGACGTCCGGGCAGGACCTCAGCGCGCTCGAGGGCGCGCCGCTGATCGCCGAACTGGTGCGGCGGGCCGGCGACCGGATCGTCGTGATGCCCGGCGGCGGGATCACCGACCGCAACGCGGCCCGCGTCATCGCGGCGACCGGCGCCCGCGAGATGCACTTCGCGGCCCTGACGGAGGAGCCGAGCCCGGCCGTGCACCGCAACCCGCACCCGTTCATGGGCGGCGAGCTGCGGCAGCCGGAGTACCGGCGGCTCGTCACGACCGGCGCCGGGATCGGCGCCGTGATGCGCGCCGCGGCCGGCTGA
- a CDS encoding glutamate ABC transporter substrate-binding protein, with product MVRFPAGMRRAAVAAVAALTLTSLAACGDSSDPAVPGAGGGKTDDLLAAAPVAAAADIPAGSTMAKIKERGELLVGGSLDAPLLSQENPVSGEIEGLDADFGRLLAKYIIGEPKVKIVNAASETREALISNGTVDVVLQTYSITPERAEKVAFAGPYYSSGLVVATKADETGIKTPADLNGKTVIAGANTPAIPAIEKAAPDAKIVTFGSDPECVQALKQGRGVAYVQDQAVLLATAKQDTSIKIQGEPFTSDPYGIGLKHDDEQFKKFVNDWLRKIQESGLWAKVWKNSIGTVVEGEAPEPPAIGSVPGS from the coding sequence ATGGTGCGTTTCCCTGCGGGGATGCGGCGGGCGGCGGTGGCCGCCGTCGCCGCGCTGACGCTGACGAGCCTCGCGGCCTGCGGCGACTCCTCCGACCCGGCCGTCCCCGGCGCGGGCGGCGGCAAGACCGACGACCTGCTCGCCGCGGCGCCGGTCGCCGCCGCCGCCGACATCCCGGCCGGCTCCACGATGGCGAAGATCAAGGAGCGCGGGGAGCTGCTGGTGGGCGGCTCGCTCGACGCGCCGCTGCTGTCCCAGGAGAACCCGGTGAGCGGCGAGATCGAGGGGCTGGACGCCGACTTCGGGCGGCTGCTCGCCAAGTACATCATCGGCGAGCCGAAGGTGAAGATCGTCAACGCGGCGTCGGAGACCCGCGAGGCGCTGATCTCCAACGGCACGGTCGACGTGGTCCTGCAGACCTACAGCATCACGCCCGAGCGGGCCGAGAAGGTCGCGTTCGCGGGGCCGTACTACAGCTCCGGCCTGGTCGTCGCCACCAAGGCGGACGAGACGGGCATCAAGACCCCGGCCGACCTGAACGGCAAGACGGTCATCGCGGGCGCCAACACCCCGGCGATCCCGGCGATCGAGAAGGCCGCCCCGGACGCGAAGATCGTCACGTTCGGCAGCGACCCCGAGTGCGTCCAGGCGCTCAAGCAGGGCCGCGGCGTCGCGTACGTCCAGGACCAGGCCGTCCTGCTGGCCACCGCGAAGCAGGACACCTCGATCAAGATCCAGGGCGAGCCGTTCACCAGCGACCCGTACGGGATCGGCCTGAAGCACGACGACGAGCAGTTCAAGAAGTTCGTCAACGACTGGCTCCGCAAGATCCAGGAGTCGGGCCTGTGGGCGAAGGTCTGGAAGAACTCGATCGGGACGGTCGTCGAGGGCGAGGCGCCCGAGCCGCCCGCGATCGGGTCCGTGCCCGGCTCCTGA
- a CDS encoding amino acid ABC transporter permease has product MNVITDHLSEFGDGLLLTVELTLLALAGALVAGVAVAAMRVSPVRVLRAAGMAYVETLQNIPLLVWLVIAVFGLPEIGVMAGLFTSAVVVIALYQGAYMAEAIRSGINAVPAGQGEAARALGLTFVQSLRLVVLPQALRTAIQPLGTIAIMTLMNTAMAAAVGVVELTATANRVNLAEARPIYIFVTAGLLYMALSAVFGLVTGALERKLAILR; this is encoded by the coding sequence ATGAACGTCATCACCGACCACCTCTCGGAGTTCGGCGACGGGCTGCTGCTCACCGTCGAGCTGACGCTGCTGGCGCTGGCCGGCGCGCTCGTCGCCGGGGTCGCCGTGGCCGCGATGCGGGTCAGCCCGGTGCGCGTGCTGCGCGCCGCCGGGATGGCCTACGTCGAAACGCTGCAGAACATCCCGCTGCTGGTGTGGCTCGTCATCGCGGTGTTCGGGCTGCCGGAGATCGGCGTCATGGCCGGGCTGTTCACCAGCGCGGTCGTGGTGATCGCCCTCTACCAGGGGGCGTACATGGCCGAGGCGATCCGGTCGGGCATCAACGCGGTGCCGGCCGGGCAGGGCGAGGCCGCGCGGGCGCTGGGGCTGACGTTCGTCCAGTCGCTGCGGCTGGTCGTGCTGCCGCAGGCGCTGCGGACCGCGATCCAGCCGCTCGGCACCATCGCGATCATGACGCTGATGAACACGGCGATGGCGGCCGCCGTCGGCGTCGTGGAGCTGACCGCCACCGCGAACCGGGTCAACCTGGCCGAGGCCCGGCCGATCTACATCTTCGTGACCGCCGGGCTGCTCTACATGGCGCTGTCGGCCGTGTTCGGGCTGGTCACCGGCGCACTCGAACGGAAGCTGGCGATCCTGCGATGA
- a CDS encoding DNA polymerase domain-containing protein translates to MSAEEERDGVRLTNLDQPLFPDAGASKRDLVDYLDALADRLVPQFAGRPLSVIRVLRGQEPFMQKNLPKYTPEWVRRVTLWAESSRREVAYALCEDRRTLLWFGNQRAVEYHPPLMRVDAPDRPTHLVLDIDPPEGGGFGVAARAAHLVRRAMADSGLDGAVKTSGAKGVHVFAPLDGSAPVEDVAAATRALAARAERLDPELATTAFIREDRAGRVFLDSTRAGTATVAAAYSPRVRPGTPVSFPVPWDDLESVDPNDFTVRTAIALLGDGDPWAASMPGPQALPADLVDEGRTIPVARVQAMHEGKRRARARRAQD, encoded by the coding sequence GTGAGCGCGGAGGAGGAGCGGGACGGGGTGCGGCTGACGAATCTCGACCAGCCGCTGTTCCCGGACGCCGGTGCGAGCAAGCGCGACCTGGTCGACTATCTCGACGCGCTCGCGGACCGGCTCGTCCCGCAGTTCGCCGGCCGCCCCCTCTCGGTGATCCGCGTGCTGCGCGGCCAGGAACCGTTCATGCAGAAGAACCTCCCGAAGTACACGCCCGAATGGGTGCGGCGCGTGACGTTGTGGGCGGAGTCGTCGCGGCGGGAGGTGGCGTACGCGCTGTGCGAGGACCGCCGGACGCTGCTGTGGTTCGGCAACCAGCGCGCGGTGGAGTACCACCCGCCGCTGATGCGCGTGGACGCGCCCGACCGGCCCACCCACCTGGTGCTCGACATCGACCCGCCGGAGGGCGGCGGGTTCGGCGTCGCCGCCCGGGCCGCGCACCTCGTGCGCCGCGCCATGGCCGACTCGGGGCTGGACGGCGCCGTCAAGACCAGCGGCGCCAAGGGCGTGCACGTGTTCGCGCCGCTCGACGGGAGCGCCCCGGTCGAGGACGTGGCGGCCGCGACGCGGGCGCTCGCCGCCCGCGCCGAACGCCTCGACCCCGAGCTCGCCACGACCGCGTTCATCCGCGAGGACCGCGCCGGACGGGTGTTCCTCGACTCGACCCGCGCGGGGACGGCCACGGTCGCCGCCGCCTACAGCCCCCGCGTCCGGCCCGGCACACCGGTCTCGTTCCCCGTCCCGTGGGACGACCTGGAATCGGTCGACCCGAACGACTTCACCGTCCGGACGGCGATCGCGCTGCTCGGCGACGGCGACCCGTGGGCCGCGTCGATGCCCGGGCCGCAGGCCCTCCCCGCGGACCTGGTCGACGAGGGGCGCACGATCCCGGTCGCCCGCGTCCAGGCGATGCACGAGGGCAAACGCCGGGCCCGCGCCCGCCGCGCCCAGGACTGA
- a CDS encoding asparaginase, translating to MYEVLAEVVRNGFPESLHYGSVAGLAPDGSLAHIRGNPEETVLPRSTTKPFQAAACLAAGAPLAGERLAIAAGSHTGEDFHVKTVEAILGDAGLDAAALRCPPTWPEDEPTKEALIRAGERESRERMNCSGKHAAMLAACAANGWPAETYLDPGHPLQRLVRRTMADCSGEEPSPVAVDGCGAPLFGLTLTGLARAAQSLVRAQDGPRRAVADAMRAHPEHVGGTGHVNTELMRALPGSVAKGGAEGVLVAATAHGHAVAVKVIDGSPRATTAIALSALAALGADIDPAAELGTVPVLGGGRRVGEIRTVPEGSQ from the coding sequence ATGTACGAAGTGCTGGCGGAGGTCGTACGCAACGGCTTCCCCGAGAGCCTCCACTACGGCAGCGTCGCCGGGCTCGCCCCGGACGGCTCCCTCGCCCACATCCGCGGGAATCCGGAGGAGACCGTCCTGCCGCGGTCGACGACCAAGCCGTTCCAGGCCGCCGCGTGCCTGGCGGCGGGCGCGCCGCTGGCCGGGGAGCGGCTCGCGATCGCGGCGGGCAGCCACACCGGCGAGGACTTCCACGTCAAGACCGTCGAGGCGATCCTCGGGGACGCCGGGCTGGACGCCGCCGCCCTGCGGTGCCCGCCGACCTGGCCGGAGGACGAGCCGACGAAGGAGGCGCTGATCCGCGCCGGGGAGCGCGAGTCGCGCGAGCGGATGAACTGCTCGGGCAAGCACGCCGCGATGCTCGCCGCGTGCGCCGCCAACGGCTGGCCCGCCGAGACCTACCTCGACCCCGGGCACCCGCTGCAGCGGCTGGTGCGGCGGACGATGGCCGACTGCTCCGGCGAGGAGCCGTCGCCGGTCGCGGTGGACGGCTGCGGCGCGCCGCTGTTCGGCCTCACCCTGACCGGCCTCGCGCGCGCCGCGCAGTCGCTCGTCCGCGCGCAGGACGGGCCGCGCCGCGCGGTCGCCGACGCCATGCGCGCCCACCCCGAGCACGTCGGCGGGACCGGGCACGTCAACACCGAGCTGATGCGGGCCCTGCCCGGCTCGGTCGCCAAGGGCGGCGCCGAGGGCGTGCTCGTCGCCGCCACCGCGCACGGCCACGCCGTCGCGGTGAAGGTGATCGACGGCAGCCCCCGCGCCACCACCGCCATCGCGCTGAGCGCGCTCGCCGCGCTCGGCGCCGACATCGACCCGGCCGCCGAGCTGGGCACCGTCCCGGTCCTCGGCGGAGGCCGCCGGGTCGGGGAGATCCGCACCGTTCCGGAAGGAAGTCAGTGA
- a CDS encoding ROK family protein has protein sequence MRNSRDDGPAALLRLVATGQAESRAELARLSGLAASSVSLRVEQLLAAGLFAEEGAGASRGGRRPRRLRLARAAGVFLVADLGAHHARLAVADLAGTPLALSDLACDIAVGPEQTLTEVIEALRALARAHDLGDVPVRGVGIGLPGPVDPATGQVVSPSRMPGWNDFPVRDFVSSRAGVPALVENDANLMAVGEHRQSRPASDNLMVIKLGSGIGCGVIVDGRLHRGRGAAGDISHVRILSEATVDCSCGHPDCLEAHASGAALAAALAEQDIAVGNPAEIVDLVADGVPQATSAVRTAGRLIGDVLTALVNFFNPDALIIGGSLSNAEPLVATIRGVIYERCLPLATRNLEIDTSAAGRDASILGAGHLLLETSGDWIDRALER, from the coding sequence GTGCGCAACAGCAGAGACGACGGACCGGCCGCGCTCCTGCGGCTGGTGGCCACCGGTCAGGCGGAATCACGGGCCGAGCTCGCCCGGCTCTCCGGCCTCGCCGCCTCCAGCGTCTCGCTGCGGGTCGAGCAACTCCTCGCCGCCGGGCTCTTCGCCGAGGAGGGCGCCGGGGCCTCGCGCGGGGGCCGACGGCCCCGGCGCCTCCGGCTCGCCCGCGCGGCCGGCGTCTTCCTGGTCGCCGACCTCGGTGCGCACCACGCCCGGCTCGCCGTCGCCGACCTCGCCGGCACCCCGCTCGCGCTGTCCGACCTGGCGTGCGACATCGCGGTCGGCCCGGAACAGACCCTCACCGAGGTGATCGAGGCGCTCCGGGCGCTCGCCCGCGCGCACGACCTCGGCGACGTGCCCGTCCGCGGCGTCGGCATCGGCCTGCCCGGCCCCGTCGACCCCGCCACCGGCCAGGTCGTGTCACCGTCCCGGATGCCCGGCTGGAACGACTTCCCCGTCCGCGACTTCGTGTCCTCCCGCGCGGGCGTCCCGGCGCTCGTGGAGAACGACGCCAACCTCATGGCCGTCGGGGAGCACCGCCAGTCCCGTCCCGCCAGCGACAACCTCATGGTGATCAAGCTGGGCAGCGGCATCGGCTGCGGCGTCATCGTGGACGGCCGCCTGCACCGCGGCCGCGGCGCCGCGGGCGACATCAGCCACGTGCGCATCCTGTCCGAGGCCACCGTCGACTGCTCCTGCGGCCACCCCGACTGCCTCGAGGCCCACGCCAGCGGCGCCGCCCTCGCCGCCGCGCTCGCCGAACAGGACATCGCCGTCGGCAACCCCGCCGAGATCGTCGACCTCGTCGCCGACGGCGTCCCGCAGGCGACGAGCGCCGTCCGCACCGCCGGACGCCTCATCGGCGACGTCCTCACCGCGCTGGTGAACTTCTTCAACCCCGACGCGCTGATCATCGGCGGCAGCCTGTCGAACGCCGAACCCCTCGTCGCGACGATCCGCGGCGTCATCTACGAGCGCTGCCTGCCCCTCGCCACCCGCAACCTGGAGATCGACACCTCCGCCGCGGGCCGCGACGCGAGCATCCTCGGCGCCGGGCACCTGCTCCTGGAGACGTCCGGCGACTGGATCGACCGCGCCCTCGAACGCTAG
- a CDS encoding STAS domain-containing protein, with protein METTEAHGTLTFPAEVDLGNGEAIHRQAVALLDSGVPALIIDLSDCAFCDSSGLNVILRSQVRATELGVPMWVVLPSRGIVRRISEIAGLQRRVAIAPDIATAREALAPVRP; from the coding sequence GTGGAGACAACCGAGGCTCACGGGACGCTGACGTTCCCGGCCGAGGTCGATCTCGGCAACGGCGAGGCGATCCACCGGCAGGCCGTCGCGCTGCTCGACTCCGGTGTCCCGGCGTTGATCATCGATCTGAGCGACTGCGCGTTCTGCGACTCCAGCGGGCTGAACGTGATCCTGCGCTCGCAAGTGCGGGCGACGGAGCTGGGCGTGCCGATGTGGGTCGTGCTGCCGTCGCGCGGGATCGTCCGGCGGATCAGCGAGATCGCCGGCCTGCAACGCCGCGTCGCGATCGCCCCGGACATCGCGACGGCCCGGGAGGCGCTCGCGCCCGTCCGGCCCTAG